gaaaaagcATTGGctagaataaataatttttatatttcaaaaataatttaacggAAACAGAATTTCaatcatacatatattatgtagGTTTGTGGGTAGGAATGGAgcacatatatattttatattggCGATATTGACGTTTGAGTGGACCCGATTAAAACGTTCGCTTTCTCGCTTTTAATCTTGCAAATTTATCGATGATTGCATCGGTCTCTGCCATATCAACAAGCTCTGAATTCGACGATAAAAACGCGAGACTAGAGAGACGATTCTGACCCATCGTATTccgtaaataatatttcactcTTTTCAACGTCGAAAAGGAACGTTCCCCTGTAGCATTACTGGAGAAAAGCGTGAGATACATTCGAAAAACGATATCCATATTGGAGAATGTAGCAACAATATTCTTCTCGCGAATGATCATCAAACATTTCCCAATGTTGATTTCATCCTCCGTCAATCTGATTTCCCGGATACAATTCCGGAAATGTATGCATTCTTCACCAAAATCGTTGTCGAGATCGGTGGAGTATGTCGTTCGTAAATCTTCACATTGTGTGATGATCTCTGCATCCGTGAGTGATGGCAAACGACTGAGAAAGCCAAAGCGAGCGTTGACATTTTTGTAGGCGAGacttcttttttctaattcgCCTGACAATCGATCGAGTATGACGAGAAACGTTTTTATACGCATGTTTTGTTTTCCGTCCAATATCGCTTCATTACCGCTTACCTCGTCAAATCGAGCGGTCCTTCTTCTGCGTCGTTGATTCTCATGCACATATTCGTTGCATTGAGATAGCTCCTTTGCTTTCTCTTCATAATCGTCGAAACGATCACGCAAACCGACAACAAATGCTTGGAGGGCATCATACAGTTGTACAAGTGTTGTCAAATCGATGTTAACGCGCTGGAgacttttattcgttttttcgaAACGCTCCAAGATATCGCTCCAAGTCACAGCCATTATGGCGGTCTCCAGCAAACCAAATTCTTGCGACAATCCTTCGGCTTCGGCTTTTGTGGATGGCTTTTCGGAACCATTTTCCGCAATATCGTCGAGGGCGTCTCGCAGACTCTCCCACGATCTTACGAGTGCTCGACATGCTTCCGCTCTAGCTGACCATCTTGTGCCAGACAAACTTTTGGGCAAGAGCATTCCAGGCTGATTTTCGACCTTCGATTTTATTTGTCCCCACCTGGACGTAGATGCACTCAAGAATGTGTAGACGTGTTGCACGAACATAAAAAATCTGGTCGCTCTCGAACAACAATCAGCAGCTGCTTGATCTACTAAATTAAGGGAATGCGCTGCGCACGGGACGTAAATCGCCAAAGGATTACGTTCGATAATTTTGGCTTGTACCCCACCGTAACAGCCCGACATATTGCTCGCATTGTCGTATGATTGTCCACGGCAGTCCTTTATGTCGATATCTTTGTTGAACAATACCTGCATAATCGCCTGCTCTATCTCAGACGCGCGGTGACCTTCAATAGgtataaattgcaaaaaacgtTCTACGGGCTCTCCGTTTTTGCACACGTACCGGATAATGAACGTCAACTGATCCGAATGTAAAATGTCGGGAGTCGAATCTACA
This is a stretch of genomic DNA from Neodiprion fabricii isolate iyNeoFabr1 chromosome 2, iyNeoFabr1.1, whole genome shotgun sequence. It encodes these proteins:
- the LOC124177020 gene encoding uncharacterized protein LOC124177020 is translated as MQVLFNKDIDIKDCRGQSYDNASNMSGCYGGVQAKIIERNPLAIYVPCAAHSLNLVDQAAADCCSRATRFFMFVQHVYTFLSASTSRWGQIKSKVENQPGMLLPKSLSGTRWSARAEACRALVRSWESLRDALDDIAENGSEKPSTKAEAEGLSQEFGLLETAIMAVTWSDILERFEKTNKSLQRVNIDLTTLVQLYDALQAFVVGLRDRFDDYEEKAKELSQCNEYVHENQRRRRRTARFDEVSGNEAILDGKQNMRIKTFLVILDRLSGELEKRSLAYKNVNARFGFLSRLPSLTDAEIITQCEDLRTTYSTDLDNDFGEECIHFRNCIREIRLTEDEINIGKCLMIIREKNIVATFSNMDIVFRMYLTLFSSNATGERSFSTLKRVKYYLRNTMGQNRLSSLAFLSSNSELVDMAETDAIIDKFARLKARKRTF